The Metabacillus litoralis genome contains a region encoding:
- a CDS encoding YheE family protein, whose product MITHFQYKPLFKQAKLPGWRISFYFRGSHYDGIYHKNGQIEWGSVTPLKEDETKLQTQIHELMLFHVYE is encoded by the coding sequence TTGATTACACATTTTCAATACAAACCATTGTTCAAACAAGCAAAGTTACCTGGCTGGCGTATTTCATTTTATTTTAGAGGTTCACATTATGATGGGATTTACCATAAAAATGGACAAATTGAATGGGGATCTGTCACACCACTCAAAGAAGATGAAACAAAGTTACAAACGCAAATTCATGAATTAATGCTATTTCACGTTTATGAGTAA
- a CDS encoding YheC/YheD family endospore coat-associated protein, whose amino-acid sequence MKKTDYVPLVGILASKGGKNHIFRGNATVFKNIQSELSKFGGLSFVFTTDGVEENGVNGYVYFFEWKKWGKISFPFPDIIYNKISSRSEEISKEVLALKALYEQQRKPFFNYGFFNKWETYSALSQDSEMQSYLPKTWLLTDIVHISDLLHSHNSLYAKPKNGHKGSGIYKLSRKEAHYTIQSNTTTIYYNEENFRTWVNSHLNREKYLLQEEIITDKIEDCKYDLRVICLYRDNEYKPVGIGVRKASKSSIITHVPNGGEIISFEQVKERCSTKQINWLANKVGTLLTKAFGFVGEFSLDIGLTPEGWPFLFEVNSKPMIFDEQEIQKQRITELVQLFIELEKYHK is encoded by the coding sequence ATGAAGAAAACTGATTATGTCCCTCTTGTAGGAATTCTAGCAAGCAAAGGTGGCAAAAACCATATTTTTCGTGGTAATGCTACAGTTTTCAAAAATATCCAAAGTGAACTTTCTAAATTCGGCGGGTTATCCTTTGTTTTTACAACAGATGGTGTTGAAGAAAATGGTGTTAATGGCTATGTTTATTTTTTTGAATGGAAGAAATGGGGAAAGATTTCTTTCCCTTTTCCTGATATCATTTATAATAAAATTTCGTCTCGAAGTGAAGAAATTTCAAAAGAGGTTTTAGCGCTAAAAGCATTATATGAACAGCAAAGAAAACCATTTTTCAACTATGGCTTTTTTAACAAATGGGAAACGTACTCCGCTCTGTCTCAGGATAGTGAAATGCAATCTTATTTACCAAAAACATGGCTACTTACTGATATAGTACATATATCCGACCTTCTTCATTCTCATAACTCTCTTTATGCTAAACCCAAAAATGGTCACAAAGGATCTGGCATTTATAAGCTTTCACGAAAAGAAGCTCATTACACGATCCAATCAAATACAACCACTATTTACTACAATGAAGAAAACTTTAGGACATGGGTTAACAGTCATTTAAATAGAGAAAAATACCTTCTTCAAGAAGAAATTATAACGGATAAGATCGAAGACTGTAAGTATGATTTACGCGTTATTTGTTTATATCGAGACAATGAATACAAACCTGTTGGAATCGGTGTAAGGAAGGCATCAAAAAGCTCGATTATAACACATGTCCCAAATGGTGGCGAAATCATTTCGTTTGAACAGGTTAAGGAGCGATGCTCAACTAAACAAATCAACTGGCTCGCAAACAAAGTAGGGACACTTTTAACAAAAGCATTTGGCTTTGTTGGTGAATTTTCGTTGGACATTGGTCTAACTCCAGAAGGCTGGCCCTTTCTTTTTGAGGTAAATTCAAAACCAATGATTTTTGATGAGCAAGAGATTCAGAAACAACGGATCACTGAGCTTGTACAATTATTTATTGAATTAGAAAAATACCATAAATAG
- a CDS encoding YheC/YheD family endospore coat-associated protein: MNKIYSIQIKDTEQLTISLPITAQHFGKIGFVSFGTITLPCDVLYDETLIDNIVIPRELSEQLLLPALGKTHLIIHDYTLHLGPLVGIFTAGFTESSLRPIGERSLFFAKFLSIDQSLGIYSFVFGAHHINWEEGTIEGYTYGKNGWKRGTFPFPNAVYDRLPNRRIENHQALKLVKKRLTEEYTIPWYNPGFFNKWSMHQLLIQDNEVAHYLPETIHNPSISQMEEMLSSYKSIYLKPANGSLGLGVFQLMYSREENTYYSRYRDDKEINRLRRYPSLESFLKASFKDRLLSSYLAQQGIKLIRFDGKAIDFRIHTNKDEYGSWKVTALAAKVAGRGSVTTHLNNGGVVKTLEEIYDDPQERMKTFHNLTEAAITLSKKIDQHIKGFIGEIGFDFGVDQDGRVWMFEANSKPGRSIFSHPELKDADLTTRKASLQYGVYLSKKAIFHPEELVHEEN; encoded by the coding sequence ATGAATAAAATCTATTCCATTCAAATAAAAGATACAGAGCAATTAACCATTTCTTTACCAATAACTGCTCAACATTTCGGTAAGATTGGATTCGTTTCTTTCGGTACGATTACCCTACCATGTGATGTTTTGTATGATGAAACACTCATAGATAACATTGTAATACCGAGAGAATTATCAGAACAACTGCTGCTTCCTGCCTTAGGAAAGACTCACCTTATCATTCATGACTATACATTACATCTAGGTCCGTTGGTTGGCATCTTTACGGCAGGCTTTACAGAGTCCTCATTACGCCCAATTGGTGAGCGCTCTCTTTTCTTTGCTAAGTTTTTATCCATTGATCAGTCACTTGGCATCTATTCCTTTGTGTTTGGCGCTCATCATATTAACTGGGAAGAAGGCACAATTGAAGGTTACACATATGGAAAAAACGGTTGGAAAAGAGGGACCTTTCCTTTTCCTAATGCTGTTTATGACCGACTACCAAATAGAAGAATTGAAAACCACCAAGCACTTAAACTTGTTAAAAAACGGTTAACAGAAGAATATACAATTCCATGGTACAATCCAGGTTTTTTTAATAAATGGTCCATGCATCAGCTTCTTATCCAAGATAATGAGGTTGCACATTACTTACCTGAAACCATTCACAACCCTTCTATAAGTCAGATGGAGGAAATGCTTTCATCGTATAAAAGCATTTATTTAAAGCCTGCAAATGGGAGCTTAGGATTAGGAGTGTTTCAGCTCATGTATTCACGTGAAGAGAATACATATTATTCACGTTACCGAGATGATAAGGAAATTAATAGACTTAGAAGATATCCATCTCTTGAAAGCTTCTTAAAAGCTTCTTTTAAAGACAGACTTCTATCAAGTTATCTTGCACAACAGGGAATTAAGCTTATTCGGTTTGATGGTAAAGCAATTGATTTTCGAATTCATACAAATAAGGATGAGTACGGAAGCTGGAAGGTTACCGCACTAGCTGCAAAGGTTGCTGGTCGTGGCAGTGTAACCACCCATTTAAATAATGGTGGAGTTGTTAAAACACTTGAAGAAATTTATGATGACCCTCAGGAGAGAATGAAAACATTCCATAACTTAACCGAGGCAGCTATTACACTAAGTAAAAAAATTGATCAGCATATTAAAGGCTTTATCGGAGAAATAGGTTTTGATTTTGGGGTAGATCAAGACGGTCGAGTATGGATGTTTGAAGCTAATTCAAAGCCAGGAAGATCTATCTTTTCACATCCTGAGCTGAAGGATGCGGACCTTACAACAAGAAAAGCATCCCTTCAATATGGTGTTTATTTATCGAAAAAAGCAATATTTCATCCAGAGGAATTAGTTCATGAAGAAAACTGA
- a CDS encoding YheC/YheD family endospore coat-associated protein, which translates to MHKVTLGFLAVHLNHENGYATEIAKRSASFNIECVRFEPTSIDPSTLTINGEKYDSITQTWKIASFSIPTFIYDRCFYNNQQASKKSKPIVDWLKKNPSTTFLGFGLPDKWQIYSNLIDSEPINSYLPETEKLTTSAQIIKHIRTNSSCMLKPISGSRGNGIIAVRQTSNDVNITYHKGHDKKTKSFQSLQLFSDWCDRLIKQQSYLLQPFLSLTDQEGYPFDIRLLLQKDRNGEWILVEKGVRKGYHGSFLSNLNSGGAPISYEEWSKSLTMKQKFLLEDELSTIITHLPKLLDMKFNRLFEVGIDIGFAQDGSTWILDINSKPGRKTFVETKPHLKDVLYESPLAYCHYLMKQRDNKGAEVNE; encoded by the coding sequence ATGCACAAAGTTACATTAGGTTTTTTAGCTGTACATCTAAATCATGAAAATGGATATGCAACAGAAATTGCCAAACGAAGTGCTTCATTTAATATCGAGTGCGTTCGTTTTGAACCTACCTCCATTGATCCTTCTACTTTAACCATTAACGGTGAAAAATATGATTCAATAACCCAAACATGGAAGATTGCTTCCTTTTCAATTCCTACTTTTATTTATGACCGCTGCTTTTATAACAATCAACAAGCATCAAAAAAAAGCAAGCCAATTGTTGACTGGTTAAAGAAAAACCCTTCAACAACATTTTTAGGGTTTGGATTGCCTGATAAATGGCAAATTTATTCAAACTTAATAGATAGTGAGCCCATCAATTCCTACCTACCTGAAACCGAAAAACTAACAACATCTGCACAAATTATAAAACATATTAGAACTAATTCTAGTTGCATGTTAAAACCTATATCTGGATCTAGAGGAAACGGAATCATTGCTGTTAGGCAAACTTCAAATGATGTAAACATCACTTATCATAAAGGTCACGATAAAAAGACAAAATCATTTCAGTCATTACAGCTATTTTCAGATTGGTGTGACAGGCTTATAAAGCAGCAAAGCTATCTGCTTCAACCCTTTCTTTCCCTTACAGATCAGGAAGGTTATCCGTTCGATATTCGCTTACTTCTTCAAAAGGATCGAAATGGAGAGTGGATTCTAGTAGAAAAAGGGGTACGTAAAGGGTATCATGGATCGTTTTTATCAAACTTAAACAGCGGTGGAGCTCCGATCTCATATGAAGAATGGTCAAAGTCTTTAACAATGAAGCAAAAGTTTTTACTTGAAGATGAGCTTTCTACAATCATTACCCATTTGCCAAAGTTGCTTGATATGAAGTTTAATAGATTGTTCGAAGTAGGAATCGATATAGGTTTTGCACAGGATGGATCCACATGGATACTTGATATTAATTCAAAACCGGGTCGAAAAACCTTTGTTGAAACAAAGCCACATTTAAAAGATGTTCTTTATGAATCTCCATTAGCATATTGTCATTATTTAATGAAGCAAAGAGATAACAAAGGAGCTGAAGTCAATGAATAA